The proteins below come from a single Streptomyces sp. B3I8 genomic window:
- a CDS encoding ankyrin repeat domain-containing protein produces MSEAPDPEVVELATRIFDLARRGRTEELVDYVDAGVPADLTNDRGDSLVMLAAYHGHAGAVRALLERGAEADRVNDRGQTPLAGAVFKNEREVIEVLLAAGADPTAGTPSAADTARMFGRAELLALFGAN; encoded by the coding sequence ATGAGTGAAGCCCCCGACCCGGAGGTCGTGGAGCTCGCGACCAGGATCTTCGACCTCGCCCGGCGGGGCCGGACCGAGGAACTCGTGGATTACGTCGACGCGGGCGTCCCGGCCGACCTCACCAACGACCGCGGCGACTCGCTCGTGATGCTCGCCGCCTACCACGGCCACGCCGGTGCGGTCCGTGCCCTGCTGGAGCGCGGTGCCGAGGCCGACCGCGTCAACGACCGCGGCCAGACCCCCCTCGCGGGGGCGGTCTTCAAGAACGAGCGCGAGGTGATCGAGGTCCTGCTGGCCGCCGGCGCCGACCCGACGGCCGGCACGCCGTCCGCCGCCGACACCGCGCGGATGTTCGGCCGGGCCGAACTCCTCGCGCTCTTCGGCGCCAACTGA
- a CDS encoding LamB/YcsF family protein has protein sequence MIDLNADLGEGFGRWRLTDDAALLSVVTSANVACGFHAGDPATMRRVCALAAERGVRIGAQVSYRDLAGFGRRAMDVPADELAAEVAYQIGALEVFARAAGARVAYVKPHGALYNRVVRDEEQAAAVVEGVRLADAALPVLGLPGSRFLEAAAKAGLPTVTEAFGDRAYTDEGTLVPRGRDGAVVTEPDTVVERSLGLAREGEVTALSGRRIPVRARSLCLHGDTPGAVELARRVRARLEEAGVRVEAFA, from the coding sequence ATGATCGACCTGAACGCCGATCTGGGCGAGGGCTTCGGCCGCTGGCGGCTCACCGACGACGCGGCACTGCTGTCGGTCGTCACGAGCGCCAACGTGGCCTGCGGCTTCCACGCCGGGGACCCGGCCACCATGCGGCGCGTGTGCGCGCTGGCGGCCGAGCGGGGCGTCCGCATCGGCGCCCAGGTCTCCTACCGCGACCTGGCCGGCTTCGGGCGGCGCGCGATGGACGTGCCGGCCGACGAGCTGGCCGCCGAGGTCGCCTACCAGATCGGCGCCCTGGAGGTGTTCGCCCGGGCGGCGGGGGCGCGCGTGGCGTACGTGAAGCCGCACGGCGCGCTCTACAACCGGGTGGTGCGCGACGAGGAGCAGGCGGCGGCCGTGGTCGAGGGAGTGCGCCTCGCCGACGCCGCGCTGCCGGTGCTCGGGCTGCCCGGCTCCCGGTTCCTGGAAGCCGCCGCGAAGGCCGGCCTGCCCACCGTCACCGAGGCGTTCGGGGACCGCGCGTACACCGACGAGGGCACGCTGGTGCCGCGCGGCCGGGACGGCGCGGTGGTCACCGAGCCGGACACGGTGGTCGAGCGGTCCCTGGGGCTGGCCCGTGAGGGCGAGGTGACCGCGCTGTCGGGCCGTCGGATCCCGGTGCGGGCCCGGTCGTTGTGCCTGCACGGCGACACCCCGGGCGCGGTGGAGCTGGCCCGCCGGGTGCGGGCACGGCTGGAGGAGGCGGGCGTGCGGGTGGAGGCGTTCGCATGA
- a CDS encoding MFS transporter, translating into MSTTPPSRAPSSTDPRPGVHTGTGTDTGAGAAAPPADDGPLAFWRALGPRGRRAFGGAFGGYALDSYDYFTLPLSMVALAAYFDLDSGQTGLITTVTLVVSAVGGAVAGVVADRIGRVKALLITVVTYAVFTVACGFAPSYETLLLFRALQGLGFGGEWAVGAILVAEYASARHRGRTLGAIQSSWAVGWGLSVVVYTLVFSFAGDDLAWRVMFWTGALPALLVLWVRSRVHDAPEAAAARRENKGKGSFAAIFRPGTAREPGLLRTTVFAGLLSTGVQGGYYTLATWVPTYLKSDRGLSVVGTGSYLTFLISGAFIGYLTGGYLTDRLGRRRNIWLFSVLSAVCVLAYTHIPDGANTLLLILGFPLGFCMSAIFSGFGSYLSELYPTAVRGAGQGFTYNTGRAVGAVFPTLVGYLADSWGVGGALVFGALGYGLAALALLGLPETRGKELR; encoded by the coding sequence ATGAGTACGACCCCTCCCTCCCGGGCCCCCTCCTCCACCGACCCGCGCCCCGGCGTCCACACCGGAACCGGCACTGACACCGGCGCCGGCGCCGCGGCCCCGCCCGCCGACGACGGCCCTCTCGCCTTCTGGCGCGCGCTCGGACCGCGCGGCCGGCGCGCCTTCGGGGGCGCGTTCGGCGGCTACGCGCTGGACTCCTACGACTACTTCACGCTGCCGCTGAGCATGGTGGCGCTGGCCGCCTACTTCGACCTGGACAGCGGCCAGACCGGACTGATCACCACCGTCACCCTGGTGGTCTCCGCGGTAGGCGGCGCCGTCGCGGGTGTCGTCGCCGACCGGATCGGCCGCGTCAAGGCGCTGCTGATCACCGTGGTCACGTACGCCGTCTTCACGGTGGCCTGCGGCTTCGCGCCCAGCTACGAGACGCTGCTGCTCTTCCGCGCGCTCCAGGGGCTCGGCTTCGGCGGCGAGTGGGCGGTCGGCGCGATCCTGGTCGCCGAGTACGCGAGCGCCCGGCACCGGGGGCGCACGCTGGGCGCGATCCAGAGTTCCTGGGCCGTGGGCTGGGGACTGTCCGTCGTCGTCTACACACTGGTGTTCTCCTTCGCGGGCGACGACCTCGCCTGGCGCGTGATGTTCTGGACCGGCGCGCTGCCCGCACTGCTGGTGCTGTGGGTGCGCAGCCGGGTGCACGACGCGCCCGAGGCGGCCGCCGCGCGCCGGGAGAACAAGGGGAAGGGCTCGTTCGCCGCGATCTTCCGGCCGGGCACCGCGCGGGAGCCCGGGCTGCTGCGCACCACCGTCTTCGCGGGTCTGCTCTCCACCGGTGTCCAGGGCGGCTACTACACGCTGGCCACCTGGGTGCCGACGTATCTGAAGTCGGACCGCGGTCTGTCGGTGGTCGGCACCGGCTCGTACCTGACGTTCCTCATCTCGGGCGCCTTCATCGGCTATCTGACCGGCGGATACCTCACCGACCGGCTCGGCCGCCGGCGCAACATCTGGCTGTTCTCCGTGCTGTCGGCGGTCTGCGTCCTGGCGTACACGCACATCCCCGACGGCGCCAACACCCTTCTGCTGATACTCGGTTTCCCGCTCGGGTTCTGCATGTCGGCGATCTTCAGCGGCTTCGGCTCGTACCTGAGCGAGCTGTACCCGACGGCGGTGCGCGGTGCCGGCCAGGGGTTCACCTACAACACCGGACGCGCCGTCGGCGCCGTCTTCCCCACCCTGGTCGGCTACCTCGCCGACAGTTGGGGTGTGGGCGGCGCGCTCGTCTTCGGCGCCCTCGGCTACGGCCTCGCGGCGCTCGCGCTGCTGGGGCTCCCGGAGACGCGTGGAAAGGAACTGCGGTGA
- a CDS encoding HEAT repeat domain-containing protein, translating to MFDPVIAPSGTLLGLLQRGRGDGTLHALTAPRAEALAALNHCVLRDPRHDWQVENRSLYYARLYLDLNGELDAVEAHLFDPEDVLDTEESRTGLALAVLGHLASYGRRDALALLRRYAATGSNWAWALDELALRDDDEALRALAAPVLARFPADPEGEAELAAVVRDAFEPRPWRLWAEDPRTSVAARVRAAQEAGSFDRWQRQLRPSGPRPGWSVRAVFDWAQQGLDRGAALHVPAARCLSAVAGPEDRAEIVHAARFGGDGARCTALRYLADAGDPGILDLVEDAVADGGTLVAEAAVAAFERMRDAAAVQRARGWVHRPDALGAAAGRMLACRGGAEDKELVLAALREAVRGEGPDAPTLWTLVDGAGRLGIDCAAPVLRHVYRETASSHLRGRAARALAATDPSFATGFAVECLWDCEETTREIAARHAETGDARVVERLRRLAADPAEEAEVQTAVRSRIGPEGHRRV from the coding sequence ATGTTCGATCCGGTCATAGCGCCCAGCGGTACGCTGCTCGGCCTCCTCCAGCGGGGCCGCGGCGACGGCACACTGCACGCGCTCACCGCCCCCCGCGCCGAGGCGCTCGCGGCCCTGAACCACTGCGTGCTGCGCGACCCCCGCCACGACTGGCAGGTGGAGAACCGCTCCCTCTACTACGCCCGCCTCTACCTCGACCTGAACGGCGAGCTCGATGCCGTGGAGGCCCACCTCTTCGATCCCGAGGACGTCCTGGACACCGAGGAATCCCGCACCGGGCTCGCCCTCGCCGTCCTCGGCCATCTCGCCTCCTACGGCCGGCGGGACGCCCTCGCCCTGCTGCGCCGCTACGCGGCCACCGGCAGCAACTGGGCCTGGGCCCTGGACGAGCTGGCGCTGCGCGACGACGACGAGGCACTGCGTGCCCTGGCCGCCCCCGTCCTCGCCCGCTTCCCCGCCGATCCCGAGGGCGAGGCCGAACTCGCCGCGGTGGTGCGCGACGCCTTCGAACCCCGGCCCTGGCGGCTGTGGGCCGAGGACCCCCGCACCTCTGTCGCCGCCCGGGTGCGCGCCGCCCAGGAGGCCGGCAGCTTCGACCGCTGGCAGCGCCAGCTCAGGCCCTCCGGGCCCCGCCCCGGCTGGAGCGTGCGGGCCGTGTTCGACTGGGCCCAGCAGGGCCTCGACCGCGGCGCCGCCCTCCATGTGCCCGCCGCGCGCTGCCTGAGCGCCGTGGCCGGGCCCGAGGACCGGGCCGAGATCGTGCACGCCGCCCGCTTCGGCGGCGACGGCGCCCGCTGCACCGCCCTGCGCTATCTGGCCGACGCGGGCGATCCCGGCATCCTCGACCTGGTCGAGGATGCCGTGGCGGACGGCGGCACGCTCGTCGCGGAGGCCGCCGTCGCCGCCTTCGAACGCATGCGCGACGCCGCCGCGGTCCAGCGGGCGCGCGGCTGGGTCCACCGGCCCGACGCGCTGGGCGCCGCCGCCGGGCGGATGCTCGCCTGCCGCGGCGGGGCCGAGGACAAGGAGCTGGTGCTCGCCGCCCTCCGTGAGGCCGTGCGCGGCGAGGGACCCGACGCGCCGACCCTGTGGACCCTCGTCGACGGCGCCGGACGGCTCGGCATCGACTGCGCGGCTCCCGTCCTGCGGCACGTCTACCGCGAGACCGCCTCCTCCCATCTGCGCGGCCGGGCCGCCCGTGCCCTGGCCGCCACCGACCCCTCCTTCGCGACCGGGTTCGCCGTCGAATGCCTGTGGGACTGCGAGGAGACCACCCGCGAAATCGCCGCCCGGCACGCCGAGACCGGCGACGCCCGCGTCGTCGAACGCCTGCGCCGCCTCGCCGCGGACCCGGCGGAGGAGGCCGAGGTCCAGACCGCCGTACGGAGCCGGATCGGACCGGAGGGACACCGGCGGGTGTGA
- a CDS encoding biotin-dependent carboxyltransferase family protein, protein MSDRALSVVRPGALTTVQDLGRHGQAHLGVPRSGALDAPAAALVNRLVGNQPAAAVLETTLDGCAVRPRSTVSVAVGGAPCPVTVDSRPAPWGAPFRVPGGSLLDVGAARYGVRSYVAVSGGVAVESVLGSRSTDLLSGLGPPPLTAGMVLPLGRPVGVPAHVDVGPQPAPPAELVLRVTLGPRDDWFTAAAVRTFTTRAYRVSSAGNRIGLRTEGPALERALTGELPSEGMVLGAVQVPPDGHPVVFLADHPTTGGYPVLAVVHPADLPAAAQAAPGTPVRFVVVRHR, encoded by the coding sequence ATGAGCGACCGCGCGCTCTCCGTCGTACGCCCCGGGGCGCTGACCACCGTGCAGGACCTCGGGCGGCACGGGCAGGCCCATCTCGGAGTGCCGCGCTCGGGTGCCCTGGACGCGCCGGCCGCCGCGCTCGTCAACCGGCTGGTCGGCAATCAGCCCGCCGCCGCCGTCCTGGAGACGACTCTCGACGGGTGCGCCGTGCGCCCCCGCTCGACGGTCTCCGTCGCGGTCGGCGGTGCCCCCTGCCCGGTCACCGTGGACAGCCGTCCGGCCCCCTGGGGCGCCCCGTTCCGGGTGCCGGGCGGTTCCCTGCTGGACGTCGGGGCCGCGCGGTACGGGGTGCGGAGCTACGTCGCCGTCTCGGGCGGGGTGGCCGTGGAGTCGGTGCTCGGCAGCCGCTCCACCGACCTGCTGTCCGGGCTGGGCCCACCGCCGCTCACGGCCGGCATGGTGCTCCCCCTCGGCCGCCCGGTCGGCGTTCCCGCCCACGTGGACGTCGGTCCGCAGCCGGCGCCGCCGGCCGAACTGGTGCTGCGCGTCACGCTCGGGCCGCGCGACGACTGGTTCACCGCGGCCGCGGTGCGCACGTTCACCACCCGCGCGTACCGCGTGTCCTCGGCCGGCAACCGGATCGGACTGCGCACGGAGGGGCCCGCCCTGGAACGGGCGCTGACCGGGGAACTGCCCAGCGAGGGCATGGTGCTCGGCGCGGTGCAGGTGCCCCCGGACGGGCACCCGGTGGTGTTCCTGGCCGACCATCCGACCACCGGGGGCTACCCGGTCCTCGCGGTCGTCCACCCCGCCGACCTGCCGGCCGCGGCCCAGGCGGCGCCGGGTACGCCGGTCCGGTTCGTGGTGGTGCGGCACCGCTGA
- a CDS encoding putative hydro-lyase: MNRTQERQSAGTGDRPPARAQDRPVTAVDAHAHAWSPKTARARFREGLAGPTAGVAFGHTQANLISVPADWAYDVLLFCQRNPKPCPVLDVTDAGSPATVLAEGADLRTDLPRYRVWRDGDLVAEPTDVTPYWRDDLVSFLIGCSFTFESVLTGAGVPLRHIEQDRNVPMYVTDRQCRPAGRLHGPMVVSMRPVQPEHLSAAIRETSLLPAVHGSPVHCGDPAVLGIGDLARPDFGEPVDLRPRDIPVFWACGVTPQAAVMASRPPFALTHAPGQMFLTDARDEQYRVA, translated from the coding sequence GTGAATCGCACCCAGGAGCGCCAGTCGGCCGGCACCGGGGACCGCCCCCCGGCCCGCGCACAGGACCGCCCCGTGACGGCGGTCGACGCGCACGCGCACGCGTGGAGCCCGAAAACGGCGCGCGCCCGCTTCCGCGAGGGGCTGGCAGGTCCCACGGCCGGGGTCGCCTTCGGCCACACCCAGGCCAATCTGATCTCCGTCCCCGCCGACTGGGCGTACGACGTCCTGCTGTTCTGCCAGCGCAACCCCAAGCCCTGTCCGGTCCTCGACGTCACGGACGCCGGCTCCCCCGCCACCGTGCTGGCCGAGGGCGCGGACCTGCGGACCGATCTGCCGCGCTACCGGGTGTGGCGCGACGGCGATCTGGTGGCCGAGCCCACGGATGTGACGCCGTACTGGCGCGACGACCTCGTGTCGTTCCTGATCGGCTGCAGCTTCACCTTCGAGTCGGTGCTGACCGGGGCGGGGGTTCCGCTCCGCCACATCGAGCAGGACCGCAACGTGCCCATGTACGTGACGGACCGCCAGTGCCGTCCGGCGGGGCGGCTGCACGGGCCGATGGTGGTCTCGATGCGGCCCGTGCAGCCGGAGCACCTGTCGGCGGCGATCCGGGAGACCAGCCTGCTCCCGGCGGTGCACGGCAGCCCGGTGCACTGCGGGGACCCCGCGGTGCTCGGCATCGGGGACCTCGCACGGCCCGACTTCGGGGAGCCGGTGGACCTGCGGCCGCGCGACATCCCGGTGTTCTGGGCGTGCGGGGTGACCCCGCAGGCCGCCGTCATGGCCTCCCGGCCGCCGTTCGCGCTCACCCACGCCCCCGGACAGATGTTCCTCACCGACGCTCGCGACGAGCAGTACCGCGTAGCCTGA